One window of Sulfurospirillum sp. 1612 genomic DNA carries:
- the lptA gene encoding lipopolysaccharide transport periplasmic protein LptA — protein sequence MKYLLLVLVATLLSASEVQITADKFVANEAKLISTFTGNVHVTKGSDDLKADKIVIDFDKEKKPIKYTATGHAKAHMTLNKKKYFASGNVLIYEPKLARYTIEKNAFLHELSTDKKVYGDVIHVDQNKGYYEVGSKKNEPVKFIFKIEDKKK from the coding sequence TTGAAATATTTACTTTTAGTTTTAGTAGCGACCTTATTAAGCGCCAGTGAAGTTCAAATTACTGCTGATAAATTTGTGGCCAATGAAGCCAAATTAATATCTACGTTTACAGGAAATGTTCATGTCACGAAAGGGAGTGACGATTTGAAAGCTGATAAAATTGTTATTGACTTTGACAAAGAGAAAAAACCTATAAAATATACAGCAACTGGTCATGCAAAAGCACACATGACACTCAATAAAAAGAAATATTTTGCTAGTGGTAATGTTTTGATTTATGAGCCAAAATTAGCACGCTATACTATCGAAAAAAATGCGTTTTTACATGAGCTGAGTACCGATAAAAAAGTTTACGGTGATGTGATTCATGTAGATCAGAACAAAGGGTATTATGAAGTAGGTAGCAAGAAAAATGAGCCTGTGAAGTTTATCTTTAAAATTGAGGATAAGAAAAAGTGA
- the hisB gene encoding imidazoleglycerol-phosphate dehydratase HisB yields MKTALTRTTKETDITIKIDLAGAGQSNIHTGIGFFDHMLEAFAKHSLIDLDIHCKGDIHVDFHHSVEDVGIVLGSLLKGLIYPLEKVERFANSVVVMDEAAVECDMDLSNRPYLVFDLDTDGKIGDFDVELCEEFFRAVVVNAGISAHIIKKRGKNRHHIVEAAFKAFAVALRRAIAKNERIGIPSTKGIL; encoded by the coding sequence ATGAAAACAGCATTAACAAGAACAACAAAAGAGACAGATATTACAATCAAAATCGATTTAGCAGGTGCAGGGCAATCTAACATTCATACCGGTATTGGCTTTTTTGATCATATGTTGGAGGCTTTTGCTAAACATTCATTAATCGACTTGGATATTCATTGCAAGGGTGATATTCATGTAGATTTTCATCACAGTGTCGAAGATGTTGGGATTGTGTTAGGCTCACTTTTAAAAGGATTGATTTATCCTTTGGAAAAGGTCGAGCGATTTGCTAATTCTGTTGTTGTGATGGATGAAGCTGCTGTGGAATGCGATATGGATTTAAGTAATCGACCGTATCTGGTTTTTGATTTAGATACAGATGGAAAGATTGGTGATTTTGATGTAGAACTTTGTGAAGAGTTTTTTCGGGCAGTAGTGGTGAATGCCGGAATTAGCGCTCATATCATCAAAAAAAGAGGCAAAAACAGACACCACATCGTCGAAGCGGCTTTTAAAGCATTTGCCGTGGCATTGAGACGTGCCATAGCCAAAAATGAACGTATCGGAATACCCAGTACCAAGGGAATCTTATGA
- the lptC gene encoding LPS export ABC transporter periplasmic protein LptC, producing the protein MAVKFLRYFLIIFLVIMVFLLTKNPYALHYKPKKGEQPSIELFDVKDYEILPTGINSIVFSKKVEKYKAYDKFYQIDVLYKDKLNLISTLISDKALLRDSILYFTENVKYTRSDDLALNTQSVQYNLKTKVLSSKTSFELIKKDMKTIGDSFIYQMQEGIIEAKNVKSTIRMDK; encoded by the coding sequence TTGGCAGTAAAATTCTTACGATATTTTTTAATAATATTTTTGGTGATTATGGTATTTTTATTGACGAAAAATCCCTATGCATTGCATTATAAGCCCAAAAAAGGAGAACAACCAAGTATTGAGCTGTTTGATGTCAAGGATTATGAAATCCTACCAACAGGAATCAACAGTATCGTTTTTTCAAAAAAAGTTGAGAAATATAAAGCCTATGATAAATTTTATCAGATTGATGTGCTGTATAAAGATAAGCTGAATCTCATCAGCACCTTGATTTCAGATAAGGCTCTCTTGCGAGATTCGATTCTTTATTTTACTGAAAATGTCAAATATACCCGAAGCGATGACTTAGCACTCAATACCCAAAGTGTCCAGTACAATTTGAAAACAAAAGTGCTCAGCAGTAAAACTTCGTTTGAATTAATCAAAAAAGATATGAAAACGATAGGGGATTCATTTATCTACCAGATGCAAGAGGGTATAATTGAAGCCAAGAACGTCAAATCAACCATAAGGATGGATAAATAA
- a CDS encoding KdsC family phosphatase — protein MIELLVLDVDGCMSDGKIIYASNGEEFKNFNVKDGLAIVSWIKLGKKVAIITGRHSSIVDKRSKELGVHYLYQGVSNKKEQLEAILAQEGLGFEHVAAIGDDLNDIAVLSLVGRSYCPNNANHYAKNAVDTVLNCNGGEGAVREMIEDILEHEHLIEDFIKLWQ, from the coding sequence ATGATTGAACTTTTGGTATTAGATGTTGATGGTTGTATGAGTGATGGCAAAATCATTTATGCAAGCAATGGTGAAGAATTCAAAAATTTTAACGTCAAAGATGGACTCGCCATTGTCTCTTGGATCAAGCTTGGGAAAAAAGTCGCAATTATCACCGGAAGACATTCGAGTATTGTCGATAAAAGATCCAAAGAGCTAGGTGTTCATTATCTCTATCAAGGGGTGAGCAATAAAAAAGAACAGTTAGAAGCAATCTTGGCACAAGAGGGTTTGGGTTTTGAACACGTTGCTGCGATTGGTGATGATCTTAACGATATTGCGGTGTTGTCTTTAGTGGGGAGATCATATTGTCCTAATAATGCGAATCACTATGCCAAAAATGCCGTCGATACTGTATTAAATTGCAATGGCGGTGAGGGCGCGGTGAGAGAAATGATTGAGGATATTTTAGAGCACGAACATTTGATAGAGGATTTTATAAAACTTTGGCAGTAA